Within the Balneola sp. MJW-20 genome, the region ATGCCAGAGGGGCTCGTGACTATGAAAAAGAAGTGCCGGCACTCAGCATCAATTCACACGGTTTTATTGCGGACACGACGGAAGAAGCAACGGATATTGCATTCCCTGCATTCAAAGTGACTATGGATAAGATCGGAAAAGAAAGAGGCTGGCCTCCCATGACCCGCTCACAGTTTGAGGCATCCATTCAGCTGAAAGGGGCAAACGTGGTGGGGAGTCCCCAGGATGTGATCGACAAGATCCTGTATCAGCATGAGATCTTTGGTCATCAGCGGTTCCTGCTTCAGATGAGTGTAGGGTCCATTCCGCAGGAAAAACTGCTGCGATCGATCGAGCTGTTCGCAACAAAGGTAGCTCCGGCGATTAGAGAGGAATTAAAAATTTAAGATTAAGTATTCCGACAGGGCTCAGGACATACTTTCGGCCATTTAATAAATCCGAATTTTTCTCGCTTCTCGCTTATGCTTAAAAAAAACCGCAGAGTTCGCTTAGTTTGAGCAGAGGGGGAGGGTAATTCTATATAAAAAACCGAGCGACAGCGAAATCCACCATCCAAAATTTTTAATCTTTAATTCTTAATTATCCACCTAGTGGTAAAGAACTAAGATCGAATTTTAGCGCGATCGACGCCTTGTTCTATGAACCAGCCACCTATCCAAAGTTCCAGGTCACACCGCGGCCGATCTCGGGATCGGGATAATTCCAGTCCACGGCACCCTGATCACAGGCATACATGCAGGTTCCGCACTCAATGCAGTCTTCCACCTGAAAATGAACCACGCCTTCCTCATCTTTGGTATAGCAGTTTGCCGGACATACATAAGTGGTACAACTATGCGGGCAGGTCGAATTACAAATATCTGTGTCTACCACTATATGCGGCTTGATCTCAGATTTTGACTGGTTACGGTAAGATACGAGGCCTAATCTCTCTGATAGTTTTAAGTTTTTCATTTTTTTGGAATAAGTATATGATCTTCGAAAGGAGTGCGTGAAACGTCAAACGTCAAATGTGAAATGACTATTTCGGGCTCCGATCTCTGTCTATCTAATTACTGCTACTGTTTTTATTTGACAACAATTTATTATTAAAATTTAGTCAGTAAGTCATAATGTAAAACTATGCTGACCTTAAATCATAAAAAGCTGGATATCTATAAAAAGAGTATCGAACTCGTCAGTGAAATATATCTGCTTACTGCTGAATTTCCGGGTCATGAGCAGTATGGTCTTACTTCACAACTCCGAAGAGCTGCTGTTTCGATACCATCAAATATCGCTGAGGGATCTTCCAGACGATCATATAAAGAACGAATGAGATTCTTCCAAATATCCCGATCATCTCTGGTTGAACTGGATACTCAGATAGAACTATCCCTCAAATTGAAATACATTAACTTAAAAGAACTAAAAAAATGTGACCGTTTGGCAAACGACATCTTTGCCATGTTTTCAGGTCTCATAAAATAACCGTGAATGTCATTTCACATTTGACCTTTCACATCTCACAAAAATCGCCTAAAGCGACTTCCCAGCTTTAAATCCTAACTTCGCCAGCTCCCAGAGGCTTGAATGTCTCTTGACGGCGCCCTTGAGCATGTCTTTGGATTTTGGAGTGGGTTCGTTCTTGATGGTGAAGAACTGTCGTCCGAAATCACAGACCAGGTTTGGTACTTTTTTCTGCATCACATCGGTGTGCAGCAGGTGTACGGCATCCTGGAAATTGTTGATGTCTTTCATCACATAACTGTCGTCCAGGGCTTTGCGATACTCTTTCAACGTGGCTGAACTGTAATCGCCTTTCTCTTTGGCTTTCACAATGGTCTCAGCTGCCAGTATCCCGGAATGCATGGCATAATCCATTCCCTGTATGGCCTTACCTGCATTCATCAGCAGGTTAGCCGCTTCACCGGCCAGCAGAATACCATCTTTATATAATTCCTTAGGCATCACGCGTGAGTCTCCGGAAGAAACCACATGGGCGGAATACTCCACGATCTCACCGCCTTTAATGATATCAGCGATGGTCGGATGGGTCTTGAAATGATTCAGCACATCGTGCGGACTCTTCTGCTTGTCGCGCATATCTTTGATGCCAAGTACCAGTCCAAGGGAGATCGTGTCGCGGTTGGTATAGAGAAATCCACCGCCTTCCACACCGTCGGTTGCCCAGCCTACGAACTCATTGGACATCCCACTGAGACCGCTCAGCTGGAACTTCTGCTCCAGTTCTTCCTGGTCAAAACGGATGATCTCTTTGATCCCGGTCAGCATATGATCGGCTGCAACGTATTGGTCCTGCAGGCCTACCTGACGGGTCAGCAGATTGTTTACACCCTCAGCAATGATCACCGAATCCGCATGAAACTCATCTTCTCCGGTTCGGATACCAACGGCTTTATCATTTACCATGAGCACTTCATCCACCTTGATATTCGTGGCAATGAAGGAGTCCATGGCATAGTCACTGGCATCAATAGCTTCCTGCACTTTGCCGGAAAGCCAGTTATCAAACTTCGAACGCAGTACCACAACCCCTGTATACGGTGGCTCATTAAAGTGTGCGGACTTGAAATCCAGCGAGAACGTTGATTGATCGTCCATGAAAGTCAGGCGACGGTGGTTGATGAATCGCTCCCATCCTCCGTCTTCCTCTTCCCAGTAATTGGGAACCAGTTTAGCCAGGTCGTGCCCCCAGAGAACTCCTCCGGACACATTCTTGGCACCTGCAAATTCCCCTCTCTCAATGAGCAGGAATTTCATGTTGTTACGGGCGAGGGTCATCGCTGCCGCTAATCCGGCAACTCCACCGCCTATGACTATACAATCA harbors:
- a CDS encoding ferredoxin family protein, translated to MKNLKLSERLGLVSYRNQSKSEIKPHIVVDTDICNSTCPHSCTTYVCPANCYTKDEEGVVHFQVEDCIECGTCMYACDQGAVDWNYPDPEIGRGVTWNFG
- a CDS encoding four helix bundle protein — its product is MLTLNHKKLDIYKKSIELVSEIYLLTAEFPGHEQYGLTSQLRRAAVSIPSNIAEGSSRRSYKERMRFFQISRSSLVELDTQIELSLKLKYINLKELKKCDRLANDIFAMFSGLIK
- a CDS encoding FAD-dependent oxidoreductase gives rise to the protein MDDKFDCIVIGGGVAGLAAAMTLARNNMKFLLIERGEFAGAKNVSGGVLWGHDLAKLVPNYWEEEDGGWERFINHRRLTFMDDQSTFSLDFKSAHFNEPPYTGVVVLRSKFDNWLSGKVQEAIDASDYAMDSFIATNIKVDEVLMVNDKAVGIRTGEDEFHADSVIIAEGVNNLLTRQVGLQDQYVAADHMLTGIKEIIRFDQEELEQKFQLSGLSGMSNEFVGWATDGVEGGGFLYTNRDTISLGLVLGIKDMRDKQKSPHDVLNHFKTHPTIADIIKGGEIVEYSAHVVSSGDSRVMPKELYKDGILLAGEAANLLMNAGKAIQGMDYAMHSGILAAETIVKAKEKGDYSSATLKEYRKALDDSYVMKDINNFQDAVHLLHTDVMQKKVPNLVCDFGRQFFTIKNEPTPKSKDMLKGAVKRHSSLWELAKLGFKAGKSL